One bacterium genomic window, CGGTGTGCAACGCGACATCATTCAGTCGCTTGGGCTTGAGCCCGATGAGGTTGACGTACATGTTCGCGGTTTCGACCGACCGAACCTTGTCCTGAGCGTCCGGGAGTTCGCTAGGGTGGGGAAGAAAGACGAATTCGTGCTTGATTTCGTCCGTGAACACAATGGGTCAACGATAGTCTATACCTCCACGCGCGGCAGCGCAGAGAAACTGGGCGAGGTTTTGAGAGCCGTTGAGCCGCGCACTGCCGTGTATCACGCCGGCCTTGAGACCGAGAGGCGGACCGAGGTTCAGGACAGGTTCATGACTGGCCAGGACCGTGTTGTTGTGGCAACCTGCGCCTTCGGGATGGGCATTGATAAGGCCGACATCCGTTTCGTCTTGCACTACAGCTACCCGGGCTCTGTTGAGCAGTATTATCAGGAGATTGGCCGCGCCGGGCGCGACGGAGAGACCTCGCATTGCGTCCTGCTGCACTCTTTCGCAGACCGCCGCATCCAAGAGTTCTTCATTGATCTGAATCACCCGGGGACTGATCTAGTGAAGAAGGTTTATGAAGAGCTCTTCAAGATTGAGGATAATCCGGTGATGCTGACATACAAGGAGATCGCCACGCGCTGCCAGGCAAAGGTCAAGGAGGGGCACGTTGGCGCGGCTATCAGGCTGCTTGACGCTGCCGGCATAACCAGAGCCCTATCAGGCGAGCCCAGGATTGCCATAACGTTGCATGAGCGGGGCTCGAAGGTGATGTCAAAGCTGAGGGGGCCTGCCCGGATTCAGGTTCTGGAAGGGCTTTCCGCCACGGAGGACATCGAGGCCCCTGGACGCCACGAGGGCAGCCTCCGCCAACTGTGTCGAGCCTCAGGGCTCTCAGAGCACCAGGTACGTCGAGCGCTCAAGGCGATGCACAACGATGGCGTCATCCATTATGAGCCTCCATTCCGGGGCAGAGGTATCGAGAAACTGGTCAACCCGGCGCCGCGTTTCGAGGAGGTCCCAATCGACTGGAAACGCCAATCACTGCTCCGGGGCGCGGAGGTTCAGAAACTCGAGGCGATGGAGGAGTACATCAGATGTGACGGGTGTCGGCGCGAGTTCATCCTGCGTTATTTCGGCGAAAAGGAGAGCTTTCGTTGTGGCACTTGCGATCGCTGCCAGTCGTCCCGTCCCCGTGTTAGGCACAGGTCCGACGACGAGGCCATTCGCGCCGCGGTGCTCAAGTGCGTAGCGGCCTTTCACAGACCACGAGGTGTCACGAGTGTTACGGAGGTTCTCACTGGCTCAAAGGCCAAATGGATAGAACCCGCCGCGGCCAACCAGATCGAGGTTTACAACTGCCTGAGTGTTTCACGAGAACGTATCCGCCTCGTCATCAACTCAATGCTCGAGGAGGGATTGCTGCGAAAGACAGGGAGCAACCTCTATCCTGTGGTTGAGCTGACGGACGCGGGCCATGAGCTGCTTAAACGGCTGCGCGATGAGGCAAAGCGGACGATCAGCAGCGATAGTGACGCTCAGGAACAACAGCATGTTCAGCCCGAGAGAGCTCCGTTGGGCGCCGGGCGAACCTACGATGCCGGCGAGCTGCTTGACCACGCAGTAGAGGTACTGCTGCACGCTTTGCCCGATCAGGCAAAGGAGATGCTGCCGAAACTCCGTCTGTTTCATCCAAAGGAGATAGCGGCGTGTTTGTCCGAGAAGTTCTATGCTTGCGGAAACAACCGCGTTCGGGCACGCGTAGTGTGGGTAATGGGTGAGCTGTGCGGCCAATACGCACTTAGCTTCTTGGTGGGCTGTGCCTCGTCTGAAGTAACAGACATCCGTCTTCTGGCCGCGTCGGCCATAGGAAAGGTCGCCAGAAGTGTCAGCTCTGATGCGAGAGCCGCTGCAACGGACATGGAGCGGGCAAAGCAAGTGCTCTTGAAGCTGACGGACGATGCCGGCGTTCAGGTGCGCCAATACGCGAAGAAGTCCCTTAGGGAGTTTTCCGGGAAAGATGCGGAGCGCGGGCTGGAGTAACGCCCTTTCGATGCGCTCCTTGACAGCGTCCGGTTTCAGCCGAGGAGATGCCTCAGTCAGAGCCGTGTCAGCCGGATCGGAATTCGATGAGGGCATTTCCCGTTTGTTAAAGCTTGCGTTAGAAATAGAATATAGGTATGTTCTAGCCAGTTCGCTAGCGGAAATGCGTGCAGACGACATTGGAGCAGCTTGGGATTGGGGACAAATGGCGAGCGCGCATCGGGGAGGTTTCCGGGGGGGAATGCCAACGTGCAGCTATTGCTCGGGCGTTGGTGAAGAGGCCCCAGCTTATCCTTGCCGACGAACCCACGGGCAACCTCGACGGGAAAACTGCTGAAGTCATCGTAGGAGAAATGAAGCGCCTTCGGGACCAAGGCGTTGGTGTGCTGATGGTCACGCACAACGAGAAGATAGCTGAGAAGTATGCAGACCGGATCATAACCCTCCGTGACGGCTTAATCGAAAGCGATGAGCGCAGGCGTGGGTCGGGCATCTCAACGCAGCGCGGAGACAAATTGCGACAGAAGAAACGGGACGGACAATCCATTGAGGCCCGTGGGGATGACAAAGATGTGCGCTCTGTTCCTTTGATGGGCTAGGACGTCACACCTGAATATGCGAGGTCCGTAGGCGCGGGTGACCGCATGGCTTTGGATGCCTCGAAGAAAGACGACTATGATGCAGAGGCCCCGACGTCGAACTGGCCGAGTACTGAAGCGATTCCAATGGACGGTGAGCAAGATGATCACTTACCTCGGTTTGTTAAGTCTATCATCGTTTCCGCTGGGGATTTTGTGGCCTTCTCACTGCGCGAGGCGCAGAACCAGGCGAGCGCTGGCTCGCATTCGATGGAGCTCAGGACCCTCGGCGGTATCACGCGCGTGGCGGGCGCCGTTTACGATACGGAAGGGAAGGACATTGTGCTTGTGGGTCGTGCTGTGGACAGCCTACCGGAGTGCCTGCTTGACGACCTCGTGGTGGCGCTGTGTTCCCGGCTCTTGCTTGACGAGCCCCCCACCGTCAGCATCGACCCCATTAAGATAACGCCAATCACACGCAGGCAGGCTGTAACCTTTCATGGAGGGCTTGCCGGGACGAAGTTCGGAAGCGACTTTCTTCTCTGCGACGTGGTTCTTAAGAACTATAGCCTTGGGCTCTTGCGCACGGTGTCCCACGTCAAGAGTTACAGGGACCTGGTGGCTGGAAATGTGTGCCGGAGGATAGAGGATGCCGGGGGGAAGGTGCGAGATTTCAAGTGGTTGTCCTCAAAGGATGCCGCTGACGTCTGTGAAAGTATGCGCGGCCGGCCTGTAACGGGCGAGGATTCTTGTCAGCTTCAGTTTTGGTTCTATTGTCGCGAGCCATTTCATGTGAAGAATAGGGAAGGCGTTTTCTCGATTGAGGAGATAAAAATAATCGTCAGGATCAGGATCACAGCGGGCCGCGGGGAGACAGGCGCCAGTGGGTCCGAATCCGCCAATCTGATCAGCGCGGGGGAAGCCTTTGCCGAGCAGTTTGCTGGCAACTTACCTGCGGTCGAGGCCGCCCACCCCATTCTTAAGAGGCTAAAGGCACTGTTTGATCTAGTTGGGGTGTCGGAAGGAATCAGTAAAACCGGAAGCTGCACTGATCTCAGCGTTGAGCGGGTCATCGCTTAGCGTTCGACACTGCTGCGTTGAGGGAGGCTACCCTGGCGTGCGGAACATCGTGGGAGACCCGCTGTTTGCGCCGGGGCCGCTGGGCGACTACTACCTGTCGTCGGTCGAGGCGGGACAGGACGCGGACAGCCCCTGCATCGACGCAGGCTCCACAAGCGCCTCAATCGCCGGCGCAAGCTTCCTCACAACGCGGACGGACAACGCCTTCGACACGGGCATCGTCGATATCGGCTATCATTACCCTGCCACGCCGCCCACAATCGAGGCGAGCATCGGCACTGCGGGCGCAAGTTCTCTGGACGTGCAGCTTTCTCAACCGGGCGACGCTCTCGGCGCAATTGCGGCAGGGGCGACTTCTCTGGACGTGCAGCCTTCCCATCCGGGCGACGCTGTCCGTGCAATCGCAGCTGGGGCGGATGAGGCACCGGTCTTGGGCCCTGGCGACACGCTGCGGGCGCAAGTTGCAGGGGCGGATGAGGCGCCGGTCTTAGGCTCTGGCGACAAGCTTTCGGCGCAGGTAACGGTCGAGAACTATGGTTGGCCGATCTGGGTTGACTTCTATGCGGCGTTCGTTGCCGCTGACGGGACGGTCTTTTGCATCACGCCGGACGGCCTCACGACGAACTTCACGGCCTACGCTATGGACGTTCTCTTGGACGATGGGCTTCATTTCGGCCCGGCTTCCGTCTTTGAGTTCGCGCTGAACGAGCACGTCATCCCCGGCGACTACGTCTTTGCTGCCGCGCTCAGTCGTGCCCGTGAGCCTTTCCGCTCCATCGGCCCCATCGCAAGCGTGCAATTTCGCATCATGTAGGGGCGAATCGCAGTGGCAAGGCCAGACCATTACCCTGGGCGTGGTCAGTTGAGGTGAGCTCGGCACGTGCGAGCCGACCGGTCGCATTCGCCGGCAAAAAAAGCTATGGGAGCGGAGACACTCCGCCGCCCGGAGGCTATCGGTTCCGCTTGCCGCCGGCGAGGACAGCTGGGATTGTCTTCAGAAGGATGGACAGGTCGAGCAAGAGGGAGCGGTTTCTGACGTAGTAGAAGTCGTATTCCATGTTTTTGTGCAGTGGGAGTATCTCGGAGCCGACCAGCTGCCAAAGCCCGGTGAGACCTGGCTTGACGTCGAACCTGCGCCTCTGCCAGGGGCTGTATTTTTTTGCAATGAGTGGTATTTCCGGGCGCGGGCCGACGAGGCTCATCTCGCCCTTCATGACGTTGATAAGCTGGGGCAGTTCGTCGAGGTGGAATCGCTCTAGGAAGCTACCGACCTTGGTGTATTGAACGGAGAGCGCGATGGGCTTTCCGTCGAGCTCCGTGGGCTCTGGGAGGTGGAACGTTCGGAACTTATGCACGAGGAAGGGTCGTTCGCGGAGCCCAAGCCGCTCGAATCTGAGCACGACGGGACCTTTGGTCTCGATCCTTATCGCGATGGCAATTAGGAGGGTGAGGGGAAGCGTGAGAATGAAGAGGATGAGGCTGATAGCTCTGTCCGCCGCCGCCTTAACGGTGAGGTAGAAGGCAGAGGTCTCCGAGGGTCCGAAATCGACTAGCGGCAGGTCGCTCACGCTCTCCATATCGACCTTGCCCGTCATTATGGAGAATGCGTCCGATACGATGTGGAAGCCAACGTTTGCGCTCTCGCACTGAGCGACTAGGTTTAGGACGTCGGTGTGGGGCAGATTTGGTTTGGAGATGTATATCTCGTCGATTCTGTGTTCTTGTATGAGGGAATCGAGCTCTGATGTGGGCCCAAGGACAGG contains:
- a CDS encoding RecQ family ATP-dependent DNA helicase — protein: MIELDRAKKVLAERFGYTAFLPGQDESIRSILSGRNLLVVMPTGSGKSLLYQLPALMESGLTIVISPLISLMKDQVDDLKRRGIPATFVNSSLSHDEQQARLAQCACGRIKLLYVAPERFCNKGFLQTLRSVNISRMAVDEAHCISEWGHDFRPDYLRLKQFRKQMRWPHVTALTATATPGVQRDIIQSLGLEPDEVDVHVRGFDRPNLVLSVREFARVGKKDEFVLDFVREHNGSTIVYTSTRGSAEKLGEVLRAVEPRTAVYHAGLETERRTEVQDRFMTGQDRVVVATCAFGMGIDKADIRFVLHYSYPGSVEQYYQEIGRAGRDGETSHCVLLHSFADRRIQEFFIDLNHPGTDLVKKVYEELFKIEDNPVMLTYKEIATRCQAKVKEGHVGAAIRLLDAAGITRALSGEPRIAITLHERGSKVMSKLRGPARIQVLEGLSATEDIEAPGRHEGSLRQLCRASGLSEHQVRRALKAMHNDGVIHYEPPFRGRGIEKLVNPAPRFEEVPIDWKRQSLLRGAEVQKLEAMEEYIRCDGCRREFILRYFGEKESFRCGTCDRCQSSRPRVRHRSDDEAIRAAVLKCVAAFHRPRGVTSVTEVLTGSKAKWIEPAAANQIEVYNCLSVSRERIRLVINSMLEEGLLRKTGSNLYPVVELTDAGHELLKRLRDEAKRTISSDSDAQEQQHVQPERAPLGAGRTYDAGELLDHAVEVLLHALPDQAKEMLPKLRLFHPKEIAACLSEKFYACGNNRVRARVVWVMGELCGQYALSFLVGCASSEVTDIRLLAASAIGKVARSVSSDARAAATDMERAKQVLLKLTDDAGVQVRQYAKKSLREFSGKDAERGLE
- a CDS encoding exopolysaccharide biosynthesis polyprenyl glycosylphosphotransferase, which encodes LAPLLLFVRSLAFGFGLLAGVASQKRRKLLLPTILIASDIVVCNISLVLLYWLRSHINLVLGVLGLSQYGRYFKPGILPPSIYFMMLPGITLLWLIVFGAFGLYRPAQSTFRPSQLARDLLAVSQLAIILMAILYLFRVEYSRSMVLLFWAISLVLTTLERALIYFVQALLLGKGYDKLRALVVGTGESARLVGHKLHSFPKLGYEVVGFVDDTDLKSLNWASPRGGTVSIPVLGPTSELDSLIQEHRIDEIYISKPNLPHTDVLNLVAQCESANVGFHIVSDAFSIMTGKVDMESVSDLPLVDFGPSETSAFYLTVKAAADRAISLILFILTLPLTLLIAIAIRIETKGPVVLRFERLGLRERPFLVHKFRTFHLPEPTELDGKPIALSVQYTKVGSFLERFHLDELPQLINVMKGEMSLVGPRPEIPLIAKKYSPWQRRRFDVKPGLTGLWQLVGSEILPLHKNMEYDFYYVRNRSLLLDLSILLKTIPAVLAGGKRNR
- a CDS encoding ATP-binding cassette domain-containing protein, whose product is MQTTLEQLGIGDKWRARIGEVSGGECQRAAIARALVKRPQLILADEPTGNLDGKTAEVIVGEMKRLRDQGVGVLMVTHNEKIAEKYADRIITLRDGLIESDERRRGSGISTQRGDKLRQKKRDGQSIEARGDDKDVRSVPLMG